Proteins found in one Microbacterium sp. LWS13-1.2 genomic segment:
- a CDS encoding amidase has product MSDLSDMSASEISLAIASRALSVTEVVESTLARVEISEPHLNAFAHIDPDGALRSARSVQRRLDAGEDVGLLAGVPTVMKDLYNTYPGWPATFGGALLKGTFVASDRSLYPQRMEAAGAIMVGATNSPALGFRGTCDNAVFGATRNPFSLDRNSGGSSGGSAALVAAGVLPIADGTDGGGSIRIPSAWSGTFGFQPTFGRVPMVIRPNAFAATAPFVYEGPITRTVADAALALDALSGRDRRDPFSLRERVAWSAALEGKIAGKRIGFTSDFGIFSVDRRIVAAVESSLRAFEEQGAIIVPLDVELSHPLRELSDLWSRMISAGNLATVTAFGEFGLDMRPQLPEPVTRWMEVAAAAGPASLHADQTMRTAVLDDIEGIFDSVDLIASPTVGALPVLNRADGETVGPSEIEGRAVDPLIGWCLTFLTNFTGHPAASLPGGLIEGLPFGIQLIAPRFEDDLLMSACARFEEAAPWRGMYRHIEPTLR; this is encoded by the coding sequence ATGTCGGATCTCTCGGATATGTCGGCGAGCGAGATCTCACTCGCGATCGCTTCCCGCGCGCTCAGCGTCACCGAAGTCGTCGAATCGACTCTCGCTCGCGTCGAGATATCTGAGCCGCACCTCAACGCCTTCGCACACATCGATCCTGACGGTGCGCTGAGGTCGGCGCGGAGCGTGCAGCGGCGGCTCGATGCCGGCGAGGACGTCGGGCTTCTTGCGGGTGTCCCGACCGTGATGAAGGACCTCTATAACACCTATCCCGGATGGCCCGCAACGTTCGGCGGTGCCCTGCTCAAAGGCACCTTCGTCGCCTCGGACCGGTCGTTGTATCCGCAACGGATGGAGGCCGCCGGAGCGATCATGGTGGGGGCGACAAACAGCCCGGCCCTCGGTTTCCGGGGCACCTGTGACAACGCGGTCTTCGGGGCGACCAGGAATCCGTTCAGCCTTGATCGCAACAGTGGGGGCTCGTCGGGTGGCAGTGCGGCTCTGGTCGCTGCGGGCGTCTTGCCGATCGCAGATGGAACGGATGGAGGCGGATCGATCCGGATTCCTTCCGCCTGGAGTGGCACGTTCGGATTCCAGCCGACATTCGGTCGAGTGCCCATGGTCATCCGGCCCAACGCCTTCGCCGCGACGGCGCCATTCGTGTACGAGGGGCCGATCACGCGGACTGTCGCCGACGCCGCGCTCGCGCTCGATGCTCTCAGTGGAAGAGACCGGCGGGATCCCTTCTCGCTGCGCGAACGGGTCGCGTGGTCCGCGGCGCTCGAGGGGAAGATCGCTGGAAAGCGGATCGGCTTCACGAGCGACTTCGGGATTTTCTCGGTCGATCGTCGAATCGTCGCGGCTGTCGAGTCATCCTTGCGCGCGTTCGAAGAGCAGGGGGCGATCATCGTGCCGCTCGACGTGGAACTGTCGCATCCGCTGCGAGAACTGAGCGACTTGTGGAGCCGGATGATCAGCGCAGGGAACCTCGCTACGGTGACCGCCTTCGGCGAATTCGGGCTCGACATGCGCCCGCAGCTTCCGGAACCGGTGACGCGGTGGATGGAGGTCGCGGCGGCGGCCGGCCCGGCATCGCTCCACGCGGACCAGACGATGCGGACTGCGGTGCTGGACGACATCGAGGGCATTTTCGACTCCGTGGACCTCATCGCCTCGCCGACCGTCGGTGCGCTTCCCGTGCTCAATCGCGCAGATGGTGAGACGGTGGGGCCTTCGGAAATCGAAGGCCGCGCCGTGGATCCGCTCATCGGCTGGTGCCTCACGTTCCTTACCAACTTCACCGGCCATCCTGCGGCATCCCTGCCGGGCGGGCTCATCGAGGGACTGCCCTTCGGTATTCAGCTGATCGCACCGCGGTTCGAAGACGATCTGCTGATGTCCGCGTGCGCCCGCTTCGAAGAGGCCGCCCCTTGGCGGGGAATGTATCGGCACATCGAGCCGACACTGAGATGA
- a CDS encoding acyl-CoA dehydrogenase family protein has protein sequence MVDAGIRPEISAIIDRIDAIRPRLIASGQGGDQARRIDEEVFAAVVATGAFTVSVPERFGGLAANTREANAVARAIGRGDGSLGWVDGILDSGAWVVSLMDDRAQADVWGGEGGVDALISIVLATTSEAVLVDGGYRVTGRWAYGTGSMHATWSLLGIPLKNEAGDIVDAGLALIPTAELSYEDNWFVAGMKSTASVTQVAQDVFVPAHRVFPLTAAVEGGYLGSNSEATYQTVFVPSLFMKLVGPHLGMGRAALDFVISKAEGKAIAYTGYEKQADSAIFQTVIAKASVNLSAAESVAQQVADEIYAATVDGTYAPYATRIEMRAKAAWVVETVTNVINELVTAHGSSGFAEVSPLQRIWRDQATAARHGHTLAASGYEAYGKILLGREDDARFVLPIV, from the coding sequence ATGGTTGATGCTGGTATCCGGCCGGAGATCTCGGCGATCATTGACCGTATCGATGCGATTCGTCCGCGTTTGATCGCGAGTGGTCAGGGCGGTGATCAGGCGCGACGCATCGACGAGGAGGTGTTCGCGGCGGTTGTCGCTACTGGTGCGTTCACTGTGTCTGTACCTGAGAGGTTTGGTGGTCTTGCTGCCAACACGCGGGAGGCGAACGCTGTTGCACGCGCGATCGGCCGGGGCGATGGAAGCCTGGGTTGGGTGGATGGGATCCTGGACTCGGGAGCCTGGGTTGTGAGTTTGATGGACGACCGGGCTCAGGCTGATGTCTGGGGTGGCGAGGGTGGTGTAGATGCGCTCATCTCGATCGTGCTGGCGACGACTTCCGAGGCGGTGTTGGTCGACGGCGGCTACCGTGTGACGGGTAGGTGGGCGTACGGCACCGGCAGCATGCATGCAACGTGGTCCTTGCTGGGTATCCCGCTCAAGAATGAGGCCGGGGACATCGTGGATGCGGGCTTGGCGCTGATTCCCACTGCCGAGCTGAGCTATGAGGACAACTGGTTTGTCGCCGGGATGAAGTCCACGGCGAGCGTCACACAGGTCGCGCAGGACGTCTTCGTGCCCGCGCACCGGGTCTTTCCCCTGACGGCGGCTGTCGAGGGAGGCTACCTCGGTAGCAACTCCGAGGCCACGTACCAGACCGTTTTCGTCCCCTCGCTGTTTATGAAGCTGGTCGGTCCCCACCTGGGCATGGGGCGGGCGGCACTCGATTTCGTCATCTCGAAGGCGGAGGGCAAGGCGATCGCCTACACCGGCTACGAGAAGCAGGCCGACTCGGCGATCTTTCAGACCGTCATCGCGAAGGCCAGCGTGAATCTGAGCGCTGCGGAGTCGGTCGCGCAGCAAGTCGCCGACGAGATCTACGCCGCAACCGTGGACGGCACTTACGCGCCCTATGCGACGCGCATCGAGATGCGTGCCAAGGCAGCGTGGGTGGTGGAGACGGTCACCAATGTGATCAATGAACTCGTGACGGCTCACGGCTCGAGCGGGTTCGCAGAGGTCTCGCCGTTGCAGCGGATCTGGCGTGATCAGGCCACCGCTGCCCGGCACGGGCACACCCTCGCGGCCAGCGGATACGAGGCGTACGGGAAGATCCTCCTGGGACGCGAGGACGACGCACGATTCGTGCTGCCCATCGTATGA
- a CDS encoding NAD(P)-dependent oxidoreductase has product MNQIGFLGLGRMGAAISIRMAEAGSSVTVWNRSRTAAESELLAAGMTRAESAAEALAAPISFSMLADDSAADAVLSRENIGVAGRRRVHVNMASVSAQMADLLTRRFSDADVKYVAAPVLGRPEVAAKGGLNILVAGPREAVEEVDPLLAAASVRRWVLGESPRQANAVKVAMNFMLLHALESMGEGIALVEAEGVDGSDFVDLFTSTFFGGPIHQVYGRIIADRRYDPPGFTVALGLKDLTLAEQLAAERRVSLPTAPVLRTQFETALADPALAGLDWSVIAELGRTRSS; this is encoded by the coding sequence ATGAATCAGATCGGTTTCTTGGGGCTGGGTCGCATGGGAGCGGCCATTTCGATCCGGATGGCAGAGGCGGGGTCTTCGGTCACCGTGTGGAACCGGAGCCGCACTGCTGCGGAGAGTGAGCTGCTCGCGGCAGGAATGACTCGAGCCGAGTCTGCGGCGGAAGCCCTTGCGGCGCCGATCTCCTTTTCGATGCTGGCCGATGACTCAGCTGCTGACGCCGTCTTGAGCCGTGAGAACATCGGGGTCGCGGGTCGACGCAGGGTGCACGTGAACATGGCCTCCGTGAGCGCGCAAATGGCGGATCTCCTCACGCGCCGATTCTCTGACGCGGATGTGAAGTACGTCGCTGCTCCCGTCCTGGGACGGCCCGAGGTGGCAGCGAAGGGTGGACTCAACATCCTCGTCGCGGGGCCGCGCGAGGCCGTCGAAGAAGTCGACCCGCTGCTCGCGGCCGCCAGTGTTCGGCGTTGGGTTCTCGGGGAGTCACCGCGACAGGCCAACGCCGTGAAGGTCGCAATGAACTTCATGCTGCTTCACGCACTCGAGTCGATGGGTGAAGGCATCGCGCTTGTGGAGGCGGAGGGGGTCGACGGATCGGACTTCGTGGATCTATTCACCTCCACTTTCTTCGGCGGCCCGATCCATCAGGTGTATGGCCGCATCATCGCCGACAGGCGGTACGACCCGCCTGGCTTCACCGTTGCCCTCGGGCTGAAGGACTTGACGCTCGCGGAGCAGCTCGCCGCGGAGCGGCGGGTGAGCTTGCCGACCGCGCCGGTACTGCGCACGCAGTTCGAGACCGCGCTAGCTGATCCTGCCCTCGCCGGTCTTGACTGGTCGGTGATCGCCGAACTCGGTCGGACGAGATCATCGTGA
- a CDS encoding flavin reductase family protein — protein MQSEPRISAEQFRFAFRSHPAGVAVVTADAGEGPVAMTVSSVASISIDPPTLMFSASAISSSTPTIRKAETVVVHLLASDHVALAKLGSRSGAARFGDEIEWGRLPTGEPYYPGATWLRGRVMQRIDVHGSTVLIVEAIEAKPHPDGDAGEPTPLVYHNRRWHVLNGTSELPTTTTSHFHRVYGRDD, from the coding sequence ATGCAGTCAGAACCGCGCATCTCGGCTGAGCAGTTCCGATTCGCGTTCCGATCGCACCCGGCGGGTGTCGCCGTTGTCACGGCGGACGCGGGGGAGGGGCCGGTCGCGATGACGGTCAGCTCGGTGGCATCGATCTCGATCGACCCGCCCACCCTGATGTTCTCGGCCTCGGCGATCTCGTCGAGTACTCCCACCATCCGCAAGGCTGAAACCGTCGTTGTGCACCTCTTGGCGTCTGATCATGTCGCGCTCGCGAAGCTCGGCTCACGCAGCGGTGCTGCGAGGTTCGGAGACGAGATCGAGTGGGGACGTCTGCCGACGGGGGAACCCTACTATCCCGGCGCGACATGGCTTCGCGGCCGCGTCATGCAACGCATCGATGTCCACGGCTCGACCGTTCTCATCGTCGAGGCGATCGAAGCCAAACCCCACCCCGACGGCGACGCCGGCGAGCCCACACCGTTGGTGTACCACAACCGGCGCTGGCACGTCCTCAACGGCACGTCGGAGCTTCCCACGACCACAACCTCGCACTTCCACAGGGTGTACGGACGTGACGACTAG
- a CDS encoding RidA family protein, with the protein MIPGISDSARVAARNLVFVSGQVGFEEDGSVPNDFVRAIELTYAELARALRSAGATYQNLVRVNVYIVGLDQEKLATWRETRNAIVATPEPSASTVIGVESLFNGATIEIDAIAAV; encoded by the coding sequence GTGATTCCCGGGATCTCTGACAGCGCGCGGGTAGCGGCGAGAAACCTCGTGTTCGTCTCGGGGCAGGTCGGCTTCGAGGAGGATGGCTCCGTTCCCAACGATTTCGTGCGTGCCATCGAACTCACCTACGCAGAGCTGGCGCGCGCACTCCGCTCGGCAGGGGCGACGTACCAGAACCTCGTGCGCGTCAACGTCTACATCGTCGGGCTCGACCAGGAGAAGCTCGCAACATGGCGCGAAACGCGCAACGCGATCGTCGCCACGCCGGAACCATCCGCGAGCACGGTTATCGGCGTTGAGTCGCTCTTCAACGGCGCGACGATCGAGATCGACGCGATTGCTGCGGTGTAA
- a CDS encoding Xaa-Pro peptidase family protein, with translation MKSTGTTGTNGVDWEARVDFDRLRDERLGRLKEQLQASELGAVLAFDFSNIRYMTSTHIGTWAMDKLIRFSLLTRNTDPISWDFGSAAKHHALYNPWLDVTSSEMDADPHAPHEGTKRPRLESGARAGISTLRGAFPVDAGIADEVARKIKRELEKFGVANQPLGVDVIELPVLFALQRAGIQVVDGQQVFLEARRIKTHDEIRLLTQAASMVDSAYEELYRFLRPGVRENEAVGLVAKTLYDLGSEYVEGVNAISGERCSPHPHVFSDRLIRPGDPAFFDILHSWNGYRTCYYRTFAVGSASRAQKDAYTRAREYMDRAIALVRPGATTADICAVWPTAQEFGFENEEAAFALQYGHGVGLSIWEKPIFSRLTSFDHPEELKEGMVFALETYWPAADGWGAARIEEEVVVTADGCEVITKFPAEELLIAGPRYIAVGGPLNNERDSQSHLNTPWGQAKA, from the coding sequence ATGAAGAGCACCGGAACCACGGGGACGAACGGCGTCGACTGGGAAGCGCGGGTCGACTTCGATCGACTCCGAGACGAGCGACTTGGTCGCCTCAAGGAGCAGCTGCAGGCTTCGGAGCTCGGAGCCGTCTTGGCCTTCGACTTCTCGAACATCCGCTACATGACGTCTACCCACATCGGTACCTGGGCGATGGACAAGCTGATCCGCTTCAGCTTGTTAACTCGCAACACCGATCCCATCTCCTGGGACTTCGGGTCCGCTGCTAAACACCACGCGCTGTACAACCCTTGGCTGGACGTTACTTCATCAGAGATGGACGCCGATCCGCACGCTCCCCACGAGGGTACGAAGCGGCCTCGGCTTGAGTCGGGCGCTCGTGCGGGAATCTCCACGCTGCGCGGCGCGTTCCCGGTCGATGCCGGAATCGCGGACGAAGTCGCACGCAAGATCAAGCGGGAGCTGGAGAAGTTCGGTGTTGCAAACCAGCCCTTGGGCGTCGACGTCATCGAACTTCCCGTCCTGTTCGCTCTGCAGAGGGCGGGGATCCAGGTCGTGGACGGTCAGCAGGTGTTCTTGGAGGCACGCCGGATAAAGACGCACGACGAGATCCGCCTTCTGACGCAGGCCGCGTCCATGGTGGATTCGGCATATGAGGAGCTCTATCGGTTCTTGCGCCCGGGCGTCCGGGAGAACGAGGCTGTCGGGCTTGTGGCCAAGACGCTCTACGATCTCGGATCCGAGTATGTCGAGGGCGTCAACGCGATCTCTGGCGAGCGCTGCTCGCCTCATCCCCACGTTTTCAGCGATCGGCTCATCCGCCCCGGCGACCCGGCCTTCTTCGACATCTTGCACAGCTGGAACGGCTACCGAACCTGCTATTACCGGACGTTCGCCGTCGGGTCGGCGTCACGTGCTCAGAAGGACGCCTACACGCGCGCACGCGAGTACATGGACCGGGCGATCGCGCTGGTGCGTCCTGGCGCGACCACGGCTGATATCTGCGCTGTCTGGCCGACCGCGCAGGAGTTCGGCTTCGAAAATGAAGAAGCTGCCTTCGCCCTCCAGTACGGCCACGGCGTCGGTTTGTCGATCTGGGAGAAGCCGATCTTCTCGCGACTGACCTCCTTCGACCACCCCGAGGAGTTGAAGGAAGGGATGGTCTTCGCACTCGAGACCTACTGGCCCGCTGCGGACGGTTGGGGAGCGGCGCGCATCGAGGAGGAAGTGGTCGTCACAGCGGACGGCTGTGAGGTCATCACCAAGTTCCCCGCCGAGGAGCTCCTGATCGCTGGCCCGCGGTATATCGCCGTCGGTGGGCCACTCAACAACGAGCGCGATTCCCAATCGCACCTCAACACGCCCTGGGGTCAGGCGAAGGCCTGA